In a genomic window of Nitrospirota bacterium:
- the ureC gene encoding urease subunit alpha — MKIPRRQYNDLYGPTAGDRIRLADTELLIEVTRDLTVPGEEAKFGGGKVIRDGMGQSPAATRAKGALDLVITNAIILDWWGIVKADIGIRDGRIVGIGKAGNPDLMEGVTKGMEVGACTEVLSAEGKIITAGGIDTHIHFICPQIINEALANGLTTLIGGGTGPATGTNATTCTPGAWNIHRMLEAAEGFPINLGFLGKGNSSLPEGLREQVEAGAIGLKLHEDWGTTPAAISTCLDVAEEFDVQVAIHTDTLNEAGFVEDTIKAFKGRTIHSFHTEGAGGGHAPDIIKVCGEANVLPSSTNPTMPFTVNTMDEHLDMLMVCHHLNPRVPEDIAFAESRIRRETIAAEDILHDMGAISIMSSDSQAMGRVGEVIIRTWQTAHKMKVQRGHLSQTAAEKLSGANDNLRVRRYVSKYTINPAIAHGIGHEVGSVEVGKLADLVLWKPAFFGVKPEIVLKGGFPMSAAMGDPNASIPTPQPVLTRPMFGSFGRTPFSTSLTFLSKAAIDHAVHRSLGLQKRVAEVKKCRGIGKRDMKLNDALPCIDVDPETYVVKADGQVLKCDPMAVLPMAQRYFLF; from the coding sequence ATGAAAATTCCTCGGCGACAATATAACGATCTATATGGCCCTACGGCGGGGGATCGCATTCGCCTGGCCGATACGGAGTTGCTGATCGAGGTCACGCGCGATCTGACTGTGCCTGGTGAGGAGGCCAAGTTCGGCGGCGGCAAGGTCATCCGCGACGGGATGGGCCAGTCGCCGGCAGCCACCCGCGCGAAGGGCGCGCTCGATCTTGTGATCACCAACGCGATCATCCTCGACTGGTGGGGGATCGTGAAGGCCGATATCGGCATCAGGGATGGCCGCATTGTCGGCATAGGCAAGGCGGGCAATCCCGATCTGATGGAAGGTGTCACAAAAGGAATGGAAGTCGGCGCCTGTACCGAAGTGCTGTCGGCAGAGGGGAAAATTATTACAGCCGGTGGCATCGATACGCACATCCATTTCATCTGCCCGCAGATCATCAATGAAGCCTTGGCGAATGGGCTCACAACGTTGATCGGTGGCGGCACCGGCCCGGCCACCGGGACGAATGCCACGACCTGCACGCCCGGCGCCTGGAACATCCATCGGATGCTGGAAGCAGCGGAGGGGTTTCCGATCAATCTCGGTTTTCTCGGGAAGGGCAATTCTTCATTGCCTGAGGGTTTACGCGAACAGGTTGAGGCCGGCGCGATAGGGCTCAAGCTGCATGAAGACTGGGGTACGACGCCGGCGGCGATTTCCACCTGCCTCGATGTCGCGGAAGAATTCGATGTTCAAGTCGCCATCCATACAGACACGTTGAACGAGGCCGGGTTCGTCGAAGACACCATCAAGGCCTTCAAGGGGCGGACGATTCACTCGTTCCATACGGAAGGCGCCGGTGGCGGGCATGCTCCCGACATTATCAAGGTGTGCGGTGAGGCCAATGTATTGCCCTCGTCGACAAATCCCACGATGCCGTTCACGGTGAACACGATGGATGAGCATCTCGACATGCTCATGGTCTGTCACCATTTAAATCCCCGTGTGCCGGAGGACATCGCATTTGCCGAATCGCGCATTCGCCGTGAGACCATTGCGGCGGAAGATATCCTGCACGACATGGGGGCGATCAGCATTATGTCATCCGACTCGCAGGCGATGGGGCGGGTCGGCGAAGTCATCATTCGCACCTGGCAGACGGCGCACAAGATGAAAGTGCAACGGGGGCATCTGTCGCAGACCGCAGCGGAAAAACTGTCTGGCGCGAATGACAACCTTCGTGTGCGGCGCTATGTCTCAAAGTACACGATCAATCCGGCGATCGCGCACGGCATCGGGCACGAAGTGGGCTCGGTCGAAGTCGGCAAGCTGGCTGATCTGGTCCTGTGGAAGCCGGCCTTCTTCGGCGTGAAGCCCGAAATCGTCCTGAAGGGCGGATTCCCGATGTCGGCTGCCATGGGAGATCCGAACGCTTCTATCCCAACGCCCCAGCCGGTGTTGACCAGGCCCATGTTCGGGAGCTTTGGCCGCACGCCGTTTTCCACCAGCCTGACGTTTCTCTCCAAGGCCGCAATAGACCACGCGGTGCACAGATCTCTCGGCTTGCAGAAACGCGTGGCGGAGGTCAAGAAGTGCCGAGGGATCGGCAAGCGCGATATGAAGCTGAACGACGCGCTGCCGTGCATCGATGTGGACCCGGAAACCTATGTCGTGAAGGCCGATGGACAAGTATTGAAGTGTGATCCGATGGCGGTGTTACCAATGGCGCAACGCTATTTCCTTTTTTAG
- a CDS encoding NAD+ synthase, translated as MRTFRIAIAQMNPTVGDIDGNVRLIAAWLREAKKAKADLVTFPELAITGYPPEDLLLKPRFVADNRKALQEIARHCRGLAAIVGCVSERDGVDPKQARSSVVSAGAHELFNAAAVFADQRLITTYCKWYLPNYGVFDESRYFHPGRRLPLIRMGSTVVGVNICEDIWLPEGPTGFQAAAGAEVIVNISASPFHVGKSLVREQMLATRARENGVLLACSNAVGGQDELVFDGNSVIVDHLGEVIARGKAFQEDLIVADLNMESVARIRRTGRKKPLPRRIATAVELHTAAVPVHRHRVRVVPDVAAVSDQLEEVYLALTLGVRDYVKKNGFTRVVIGLSGGVDSALTAVLAVDALGAENVQGLFMPSPYTSQDSHADVFELATRLGISVQTISITRLFGHYLQELAETFAGRQPDTTEENLQARIRGNLLMAFSNKFGHLVLTTGNKSEMSVGYATLYGDMAGGFAVIKDVPKTMVYGLARLRNLRGATPVIPKRTLDRPPTAELRPDQKDQDSLPPYEILDPILQAYVEEDRSLEEIVEAGYDRTTVALVMRLVDGSEYKRRQAPIGIKITHRALGKDRRMPITNGYRNS; from the coding sequence ATGCGTACTTTTCGAATCGCCATAGCCCAGATGAATCCGACGGTCGGTGACATCGACGGGAACGTTCGCCTGATTGCTGCCTGGCTGCGGGAGGCGAAGAAGGCAAAGGCCGACCTGGTGACCTTTCCGGAGCTGGCGATCACAGGCTATCCACCCGAGGACCTGTTACTCAAGCCACGTTTTGTCGCGGACAATCGCAAGGCGCTCCAGGAAATCGCCCGTCACTGCCGTGGCCTTGCCGCTATTGTCGGCTGCGTCAGCGAGCGCGATGGCGTCGATCCCAAACAGGCTCGCTCGTCGGTGGTATCTGCCGGCGCGCATGAGCTCTTTAACGCAGCGGCGGTCTTCGCAGATCAGCGGCTCATCACGACCTACTGCAAATGGTATCTGCCGAACTACGGCGTGTTCGACGAGAGCCGGTATTTTCATCCGGGCCGGCGGTTGCCTCTCATTCGCATGGGCAGCACAGTGGTCGGGGTGAATATCTGCGAGGATATCTGGTTGCCGGAAGGTCCGACAGGATTCCAGGCTGCAGCAGGGGCAGAGGTCATTGTGAATATCAGCGCCTCGCCGTTTCATGTCGGCAAGAGCCTGGTCCGCGAACAGATGTTGGCAACCCGCGCGAGAGAAAACGGAGTGTTGCTTGCCTGCAGCAATGCGGTCGGAGGTCAGGATGAATTGGTCTTCGATGGAAACAGCGTGATTGTCGATCACCTCGGCGAAGTCATCGCGCGGGGCAAAGCCTTTCAAGAAGACTTGATCGTTGCAGATCTGAATATGGAATCCGTCGCACGGATACGAAGAACCGGAAGGAAAAAGCCCTTGCCGCGGCGGATTGCCACGGCGGTGGAGCTCCATACAGCGGCCGTTCCTGTTCATAGACATCGCGTGCGCGTCGTTCCCGATGTGGCAGCGGTTTCGGACCAGCTGGAGGAGGTCTATCTGGCGCTGACGTTGGGAGTGCGCGATTATGTGAAGAAAAACGGATTTACTCGTGTCGTCATCGGCTTGAGCGGTGGAGTGGACTCGGCGCTGACTGCCGTGCTTGCGGTCGATGCGCTCGGGGCTGAAAATGTCCAGGGCCTCTTCATGCCGTCCCCCTACACGTCGCAGGACAGTCACGCGGACGTGTTCGAACTGGCGACAAGACTCGGTATCTCAGTCCAGACGATCTCCATCACGAGACTCTTCGGCCACTATCTGCAGGAACTCGCGGAGACGTTCGCGGGGCGTCAGCCGGATACGACGGAAGAGAACCTCCAGGCCCGGATCAGGGGCAATCTCCTCATGGCCTTTTCCAACAAGTTCGGCCATCTGGTGCTGACGACCGGCAACAAGAGCGAAATGAGTGTCGGCTATGCCACCTTGTACGGGGACATGGCAGGCGGATTTGCTGTGATTAAGGACGTGCCCAAAACGATGGTCTATGGCCTGGCGCGACTCCGCAACCTCCGCGGGGCAACCCCGGTAATTCCCAAACGGACATTGGACCGTCCGCCAACCGCTGAGCTGAGACCGGATCAAAAGGATCAAGACTCCCTGCCGCCCTATGAGATTCTGGATCCTATTCTCCAGGCCTATGTGGAGGAAGACCGGTCCCTCGAAGAGATCGTCGAAGCAGGGTATGACCGAACCACGGTGGCGTTGGTGATGAGGCTGGTGGATGGCAGCGAATACAAACGCCGGCAGGCGCCAATCGGCATCAAAATCACCCATCGAGCATTGGGGAAGGACAGGCGGATGCCGATTACGAACGGCTACCGCAATTCGTGA
- the ureA gene encoding urease subunit gamma, whose amino-acid sequence MHLTPREQEKLLIYVAANLAKERKARGLKLNHPEAVAFITAAILEGIRDGRSVADLMSYGATLLKKKDVMPGVAEMIPELQVEGTFPDGTKLVTVHEPIR is encoded by the coding sequence ATGCATCTAACACCGAGAGAGCAAGAAAAACTATTAATCTATGTCGCGGCGAATTTGGCTAAGGAGCGAAAAGCGCGCGGGCTGAAGCTGAATCATCCTGAAGCGGTCGCCTTTATCACAGCGGCGATTCTGGAGGGTATTCGCGATGGGCGCTCAGTGGCGGATCTGATGAGCTACGGCGCGACGTTGTTGAAGAAGAAAGATGTCATGCCAGGTGTGGCGGAAATGATTCCGGAATTACAGGTCGAAGGTACGTTTCCGGATGGCACGAAATTGGTAACCGTGCATGAACCGATTCGATAG
- a CDS encoding DUF2934 domain-containing protein, translating into MKSQTSFRKAEKQPHVLPAHQHATAASLVKPARQLRSSNEDLHERITARAYELYAQRGWREDHALDDWLDAEREVLHELR; encoded by the coding sequence ATGAAGTCACAGACCTCATTCCGGAAAGCAGAAAAGCAGCCACACGTTCTACCGGCACACCAGCATGCCACAGCCGCGTCGCTGGTGAAGCCCGCGCGTCAATTGCGATCTTCGAACGAGGATCTGCATGAGCGCATTACCGCACGGGCCTATGAGTTGTATGCCCAGCGGGGATGGCGTGAAGACCATGCATTGGACGATTGGTTAGATGCCGAACGGGAGGTTCTTCACGAATTGCGGTAG
- a CDS encoding urease accessory protein UreD produces the protein MPVPLLDSVGRRGALSYEFEREGPRTVLTRSFCTSPWHHFPPSYLDDSGCAYTWLVNPSGGLVGGDRLSVEVQLHARSHVLLTSPSANRVYRSLAEPAAQEISLSVGPDARLEWLPEVTIPFAGSRFRQSIHVDLAPGATVVLWDAMASGRVAKQERWAFTSVENEICIRGQAPRRRAPVPCVERYRIAPDQWIESVGLAGSWDYVASLFIIGEAVGADVWKRLDIMLAVILEERPGSVLGAVSTPAAPGLAVKLVARSAPDLTVTLESLWGAVRKELWDLPVPNLRRY, from the coding sequence GTGCCTGTCCCCTTGCTCGATTCTGTTGGCCGGCGTGGGGCCTTGTCCTATGAGTTCGAGCGAGAGGGGCCACGCACGGTCCTCACTCGCTCCTTTTGCACCAGTCCCTGGCACCATTTTCCTCCTTCGTACCTCGACGACAGCGGCTGCGCCTATACATGGCTCGTGAATCCGTCGGGTGGCTTGGTCGGCGGCGACCGTCTGTCGGTGGAGGTGCAACTCCATGCTCGGTCGCATGTCCTGTTGACCAGCCCTTCTGCGAATCGTGTCTATCGAAGCCTGGCTGAGCCGGCAGCGCAAGAGATTAGTCTGTCGGTAGGCCCTGACGCTCGACTGGAATGGTTGCCTGAAGTCACGATCCCATTTGCCGGATCCCGCTTTCGCCAATCGATCCATGTAGACCTTGCGCCGGGCGCGACGGTGGTCCTGTGGGATGCGATGGCATCGGGTCGAGTTGCCAAGCAGGAGCGCTGGGCATTTACCTCGGTCGAGAACGAGATCTGCATAAGGGGACAGGCGCCAAGAAGAAGGGCGCCAGTCCCCTGTGTCGAGCGGTATCGCATAGCCCCTGACCAATGGATCGAATCGGTAGGTCTCGCTGGGAGCTGGGATTATGTGGCTTCCCTCTTTATCATCGGCGAGGCGGTCGGCGCCGATGTCTGGAAACGCCTCGATATCATGCTCGCCGTTATTCTAGAAGAGCGGCCCGGCTCGGTGCTGGGCGCAGTGTCAACCCCTGCCGCGCCGGGGCTAGCCGTCAAATTGGTTGCCCGTTCCGCGCCGGACTTGACTGTAACGCTGGAATCGCTCTGGGGGGCAGTTCGGAAAGAACTGTGGGATCTTCCGGTTCCGAATTTACGAAGGTACTGA
- the urtC gene encoding urea ABC transporter permease subunit UrtC — translation MSDGIADTNRGGGLAFWVVGFILLVAMPLLNILPPEDSWLHLSDFSLNRFGKFLAFAILALGLDLIWGYTGILSLGQGVFFGLGAYCMGMHMMLTIGKESVYGSDLPDFMVWNQVKELPLFWKPFYSFPVAVIGAILVPMLFALVFGFFAFRSRIKGVYFAIITQALALAAWLVFNRNDTNLGGTNGLTDFKQVLGYRLSEPDTQRALYVLTVLCLGGAYLLCRWIIRTRAGRVLVAVRDSEQRVTFSGYTPANYKLFVFVVAAALAGLAGMLYAPQVGIITPAQIGVLPSLEMVIWVAVGGRGSLAGAVLGAVSVNYGRSILTNYFPELWPFILGGLFVAVVLLFPDGLIGIMRKVKERIGTGKAAAPSEGKREGG, via the coding sequence ATGAGTGACGGAATAGCGGACACGAATCGCGGCGGAGGTCTGGCCTTTTGGGTTGTCGGTTTCATTCTGCTTGTGGCCATGCCGCTCCTGAACATCCTGCCGCCGGAAGATTCCTGGCTGCACCTCTCCGATTTCAGCCTGAATCGATTCGGCAAGTTTCTCGCCTTTGCGATCCTGGCCCTGGGGCTCGATCTCATCTGGGGCTACACCGGCATTTTGAGCTTGGGCCAAGGGGTATTTTTCGGATTAGGCGCCTACTGCATGGGCATGCACATGATGCTCACGATCGGGAAAGAGAGCGTCTATGGCAGCGATCTGCCGGACTTCATGGTGTGGAACCAGGTGAAAGAGTTGCCGCTTTTCTGGAAACCCTTCTACAGTTTTCCTGTTGCGGTCATTGGAGCGATCCTGGTGCCGATGTTGTTCGCGCTGGTGTTTGGATTTTTCGCCTTCCGCAGCCGCATCAAAGGGGTCTATTTCGCGATCATTACTCAGGCGCTGGCGCTCGCCGCATGGTTGGTCTTCAACCGGAACGACACAAATCTCGGCGGCACGAACGGGTTGACCGACTTCAAACAGGTGCTGGGGTATCGGCTGTCCGAGCCCGACACGCAACGGGCGCTGTATGTGCTCACCGTACTCTGTCTTGGCGGGGCCTATCTCCTCTGCCGCTGGATTATTCGCACGCGGGCTGGTCGGGTGCTGGTCGCCGTGAGGGACAGCGAACAGCGGGTGACGTTTTCCGGTTACACCCCGGCGAACTACAAACTGTTCGTCTTTGTCGTAGCCGCGGCTTTGGCCGGATTGGCCGGGATGCTCTATGCTCCTCAGGTCGGCATCATCACGCCGGCGCAGATCGGGGTGCTCCCGTCGCTTGAAATGGTGATTTGGGTGGCGGTGGGTGGCCGCGGCAGTCTGGCAGGGGCGGTATTGGGGGCGGTGAGCGTGAATTATGGGCGCAGTATCCTCACGAACTATTTTCCCGAACTCTGGCCCTTCATTCTCGGTGGGCTCTTTGTCGCCGTGGTGCTGTTGTTCCCGGACGGGCTCATCGGGATCATGCGCAAGGTGAAAGAACGGATTGGGACAGGAAAGGCAGCGGCGCCGTCTGAAGGGAAGCGTGAAGGTGGTTGA
- the ureB gene encoding urease subunit beta: MKRRVESREAQKASIKPAVVIPGEVILGEGDIVAFKGRQTVELLVANTGDRPIQVGSHCHFFEANRALRFDREKAYGFRLQVPAGTAVRFEPGEDKRVTLISVGGNRVAYGINGLVNGRLDDSTVKAKALEAAREQGFIQKEN, from the coding sequence ATGAAGCGGAGGGTCGAGAGCCGTGAGGCCCAAAAGGCTTCGATTAAGCCTGCTGTTGTGATTCCCGGAGAAGTCATCCTCGGCGAAGGCGACATTGTCGCGTTCAAAGGCCGCCAGACGGTTGAGCTTCTTGTGGCCAATACGGGCGATCGGCCGATCCAGGTCGGGTCCCATTGTCATTTCTTTGAAGCGAATCGCGCGCTGCGGTTCGATCGTGAGAAAGCTTATGGGTTTCGGTTGCAAGTTCCGGCCGGCACAGCAGTGCGGTTTGAGCCGGGCGAAGACAAGCGGGTGACGCTGATCTCGGTAGGCGGCAATCGTGTGGCCTATGGGATCAATGGACTGGTGAACGGTCGTCTTGATGATTCGACCGTGAAAGCCAAGGCGCTGGAAGCAGCTCGCGAGCAGGGTTTTATCCAGAAGGAAAATTAA
- the urtB gene encoding urea ABC transporter permease subunit UrtB, producing the protein MNIFLGHTVAAVGIVGLLLFPGQIGAMAADEPVAVAPASPIEQALSHLTSEDESVRDAAIRTLVEQGDAGLLPQLEAIRANADRSTRQAIKPLMDSLKNRANLTSPSTDVRRSAATDLGSAGRVWAIPWLEAAAAKEPNKWVRYTMEESAALLRLASDDPLVRTVAAEKLGELRSQNGVTALKKLVAAGEGAEATEPEKVVAKEAGEAIQRIETWGFWSNVIETCFRGISLSSVLLIMSLGLAIVFGLMGVINMAHGELMMVGAYATFVTQQCFVAWFPSDVFDWYFPAALPIAFLAAAGSGLLLEATVIRFLYGRPLETMLATWGVSLVLMQAARVYFGDLTAVIAPGALRGGAQVMIGVYLPYNRIFIIGLSIVCVLAIYYTLFGSNLGIRVRAVTQNRNMSACLGIPTRKVDSYTFAFGSGLAGIAGWALTMVGNVDPGLGQNYIVDAFMVVVTGGVGKLAGTIVASLGIGGLNKLIEPSFGAVYGKVFILVLVILFLQWRPSGLFAMKGRSAD; encoded by the coding sequence GTGAATATTTTTCTCGGCCACACAGTTGCAGCAGTCGGTATCGTGGGCCTACTCCTGTTCCCCGGACAGATCGGGGCAATGGCAGCGGATGAGCCTGTTGCCGTTGCTCCTGCCTCTCCTATTGAACAAGCGCTCAGCCATCTCACCAGCGAGGACGAATCAGTTCGCGACGCAGCCATTCGTACGTTGGTTGAACAGGGCGATGCCGGCCTGCTTCCGCAGTTGGAGGCGATCCGCGCCAATGCGGACCGGAGCACCCGACAGGCCATCAAACCGCTCATGGATTCCCTGAAGAACCGGGCGAATCTGACCAGCCCCAGCACAGATGTTCGCCGATCGGCTGCGACGGATCTCGGCTCGGCCGGGAGGGTCTGGGCGATTCCGTGGCTGGAAGCTGCGGCGGCGAAGGAGCCGAATAAGTGGGTGCGGTACACGATGGAAGAGTCCGCGGCGCTGCTGCGGCTCGCATCAGACGATCCGTTGGTCAGGACCGTTGCAGCCGAAAAGCTCGGCGAACTCCGCAGTCAGAACGGGGTGACGGCCTTGAAGAAACTCGTCGCAGCAGGCGAGGGCGCCGAGGCGACCGAACCGGAAAAGGTAGTGGCGAAGGAGGCCGGCGAAGCGATCCAGCGCATCGAGACCTGGGGGTTCTGGTCGAATGTGATTGAAACCTGTTTCCGCGGAATCAGCCTCAGCTCAGTTCTGCTGATCATGTCGTTGGGACTGGCGATCGTCTTCGGCTTGATGGGTGTCATCAACATGGCCCATGGCGAGCTGATGATGGTCGGCGCCTATGCGACCTTTGTCACGCAGCAATGTTTCGTGGCCTGGTTTCCGTCAGATGTGTTCGACTGGTATTTTCCCGCGGCATTGCCGATCGCATTCCTTGCCGCTGCCGGTTCCGGATTGCTGCTGGAGGCAACAGTGATCCGGTTTCTCTATGGACGACCGTTGGAAACTATGCTGGCGACCTGGGGAGTGAGTCTGGTCCTCATGCAGGCGGCCCGGGTCTACTTCGGTGACCTCACCGCCGTGATTGCGCCGGGGGCCCTCAGAGGCGGCGCCCAAGTGATGATCGGGGTCTATCTGCCCTATAACCGGATATTCATCATCGGGCTTTCGATCGTCTGCGTTCTTGCGATTTATTACACGCTCTTTGGATCGAATCTCGGCATACGCGTGCGCGCTGTGACTCAGAATCGAAATATGAGCGCCTGTCTCGGCATCCCGACCAGGAAAGTCGATTCCTATACCTTTGCATTCGGGTCGGGGCTGGCAGGCATCGCAGGCTGGGCCCTCACGATGGTCGGGAACGTCGACCCGGGCCTCGGCCAGAACTACATCGTCGATGCATTTATGGTCGTGGTAACAGGCGGAGTTGGCAAACTGGCCGGCACGATCGTCGCCTCGCTGGGGATCGGCGGGCTGAACAAGCTGATCGAGCCGAGCTTCGGCGCAGTCTACGGGAAGGTGTTCATCCTCGTGCTGGTGATTCTGTTCTTGCAGTGGCGGCCATCGGGCTTATTTGCGATGAAGGGGCGAAGCGCCGATTGA
- the ureG gene encoding urease accessory protein UreG, which produces MHRADEQFSGNGRVTGARAGHVPVIGVGGPVGSGKTALVEALCLRLRDRVSLAVVTNDIFTKEDAEFLTRRGALPQDRILGVETGGCPHTAIREDASHNQAALDDLVEQHPDVELMFVESGGDNLAATFSPELVDTVIYVIDVAAGDKIPRKGGPGITRSDLLVINKIDLAPHVGADLDVMDRDSRRMRGDLPFIFTNLKTGQGLDQVITWVEQLLSR; this is translated from the coding sequence ATGCATCGAGCCGATGAACAGTTTTCAGGCAACGGTCGCGTCACGGGAGCGCGGGCTGGTCATGTTCCCGTGATCGGTGTCGGTGGGCCGGTGGGGTCTGGAAAGACTGCGCTGGTTGAAGCGCTCTGTCTTCGTCTGCGCGATCGCGTGAGTTTGGCAGTGGTGACGAACGACATCTTTACCAAGGAGGATGCCGAGTTTCTCACACGCCGGGGAGCGTTGCCGCAAGACCGCATTCTGGGCGTCGAAACCGGAGGTTGCCCTCACACGGCGATCCGTGAAGATGCCTCGCATAATCAGGCGGCCTTGGATGATTTGGTCGAGCAGCATCCTGACGTTGAGTTGATGTTTGTCGAGAGCGGCGGCGACAATCTGGCTGCGACATTCAGCCCGGAACTTGTGGACACAGTGATCTACGTCATCGATGTGGCAGCCGGTGATAAGATCCCGCGTAAAGGTGGGCCAGGAATCACCAGGTCGGATCTCCTGGTGATCAATAAGATCGATCTCGCGCCTCATGTCGGCGCGGATCTCGACGTCATGGATCGGGATAGTCGCCGGATGCGGGGCGATTTGCCGTTCATCTTCACGAATCTCAAGACTGGACAGGGGCTCGATCAGGTGATTACGTGGGTCGAGCAGCTCTTATCTCGTTGA
- the urtD gene encoding urea ABC transporter ATP-binding protein UrtD: MKVVEQSSFQKSIIYLDGVTVDYDGFKALNNLTFMVDYNELRVVIGPNGAGKTTLLDVICGKTKPASGRVVFGQDKELVGKQADEIVKLGIGRKFQAPSIYGNLTVWENLDLSLKRKSKGVFPTLLGKSTVEERGRIAENLETIGLQDYAHTRAGSLSHGQKQWLEIGMVILLEPSLLLVDEPVAGMTDKETEQTGRLLQSLAEQRAIVVIEHDMDFVRQIARVVTVLHEGTVICEGTVEKVQADERVREIYLGRQKVAH; encoded by the coding sequence GTGAAGGTGGTTGAGCAAAGCTCCTTTCAAAAATCCATCATCTATCTCGATGGCGTGACCGTCGATTACGACGGGTTCAAGGCCCTGAACAACCTGACTTTCATGGTCGACTACAACGAGCTGCGTGTCGTCATCGGGCCGAACGGAGCGGGAAAGACGACTCTGTTGGATGTGATTTGCGGGAAGACGAAACCGGCATCCGGCCGTGTCGTCTTCGGCCAAGACAAGGAACTGGTCGGAAAACAGGCAGATGAGATCGTGAAGCTCGGCATCGGGAGGAAGTTCCAGGCCCCCTCCATCTATGGGAATCTGACCGTATGGGAAAATCTCGACCTGTCGTTGAAACGGAAGAGCAAAGGTGTCTTTCCGACTCTGTTAGGGAAATCGACGGTGGAGGAACGGGGAAGGATCGCCGAGAACCTTGAAACGATCGGCTTACAAGACTATGCCCATACCAGAGCCGGATCGCTGTCGCATGGGCAGAAGCAATGGCTCGAAATCGGCATGGTGATCCTACTGGAGCCTTCGTTGCTGCTGGTCGATGAACCGGTCGCCGGCATGACCGACAAAGAAACGGAACAGACCGGTCGATTGCTCCAATCCTTGGCGGAGCAGCGGGCGATCGTCGTCATCGAGCACGATATGGATTTTGTCCGTCAGATCGCCCGGGTCGTGACGGTCTTGCACGAGGGCACTGTGATTTGCGAAGGCACAGTCGAGAAGGTACAGGCCGACGAGCGCGTCAGGGAGATCTACCTAGGTAGACAAAAGGTCGCCCATTAG
- the urtE gene encoding urea ABC transporter ATP-binding subunit UrtE, with protein MLELKNINAYYGESHILRNVAFTIDPGEVVCLMGRNGVGKTTTLKVLTGLLPARSGQLMFDGADITKEATDRRARRGLAYVPQGREIIPHLTVKQNLQLGFWARSDKANGTVEKTAFEEVYHLFPKLTQILNRPGGVLSGGEQQQLAIGRAILSNPKLLLLDEPTEGIQPSIVDHIEDVIIGFKQQRRFAILLVEQGLHFAARLAEKYVVMAKGAVVAAGKSNELSADMVKQHLTV; from the coding sequence ATGCTTGAGCTGAAGAACATCAATGCCTACTATGGTGAAAGCCACATCCTCAGGAACGTGGCCTTTACCATCGACCCTGGAGAAGTCGTCTGTCTCATGGGGCGGAACGGTGTCGGCAAGACGACCACATTAAAGGTGTTGACCGGTCTCCTGCCGGCAAGGTCAGGACAGTTGATGTTCGATGGAGCCGATATCACGAAGGAGGCAACCGACCGGCGAGCACGCCGTGGGTTGGCCTACGTGCCGCAGGGTCGCGAGATCATCCCCCACTTGACGGTGAAGCAAAATTTGCAACTCGGATTCTGGGCGAGATCGGACAAGGCGAACGGCACGGTCGAGAAGACGGCGTTTGAAGAGGTCTATCACCTCTTTCCCAAGCTCACGCAAATTCTCAATCGCCCGGGAGGTGTCCTGAGCGGCGGTGAGCAGCAGCAGTTGGCGATCGGCCGCGCGATCCTGTCAAATCCCAAGCTGCTCCTGCTCGATGAACCGACCGAGGGCATTCAGCCTTCGATCGTCGATCACATTGAAGACGTCATTATAGGATTCAAGCAACAGCGCCGGTTTGCAATTTTACTGGTCGAACAGGGGCTCCATTTTGCCGCCCGCCTGGCGGAGAAGTATGTCGTGATGGCCAAGGGGGCGGTGGTGGCGGCGGGCAAGAGTAATGAGTTGAGCGCGGACATGGTGAAGCAGCATTTGACGGTGTAG